Proteins from a single region of Nomia melanderi isolate GNS246 chromosome 9, iyNomMela1, whole genome shotgun sequence:
- the Ndg gene encoding nidogen isoform X4, translating to MTRRARFNVLRLVAVVALLAPFAAAITKNDLYPYATPGSSILETDVNGVLTSAEIILKTPIAFYDKIYNMIFVNGNGVLSFARAMQRFFNIAFPLDDPVIAPLYTHVDTRGSGRVYYGETDSPEVLARAGGMVRNAFKDAADFVPTHTFLATWLDVGYYNEKSDKVNTYQVAISSNGTHSYVELLYPDNGIQWIQGESHPSGLPDAKAQAGFMSEGRMYTLKGSGTDQIQNVDKWSNVNRPGQWVFQVGPNYDQDIKVPDNIEDNSGKNLVASCRTGATTCHSKATCVDYEVGFCCHCKEGFFGNGKSCQPNDVPLRVIGRISGTINNVEFPSRDLQCYVQTKDGRTYTALSRVPNEIGATFQLLGNLGGVIGWLFAKPIGETKNGYELTGGVFNHTAVLTFLPSGETVTIRSNYQGLDVFGQLKMEAEVTGTLPQLTRDTRVDYGDYDELYTRTQPGVIRAQSERTCKLNDGNGERELEFTLDQTIVYQECSYLTVDPEDDTTRLKYFRGTTTYEATEGIIRFAVNTKVTPLEEEDPCIQGRETCTDHSSCIVDGDTFKCVCNPGYQYLYEEDGSAICVDVNECTAGNHMCSPDAQCINQEGSHTCQCRPGFSGDGRVCDRLPSCEDIRCENFEQCVMVEGAPNCICMPGFEQTEEGCYPSQRGSCEVENNCSVNGVCVFNEGLQKHTCICLPEHFGDGYTCYAETDVTTTDEPPKPRCLEDVCLCPDGWDYQNDECVRQEEAHTTVTYDRDSSCNVVNRCHPYAQCVYVTSTGDYECRCNTGYEGDGTECTKRDECSGNTDCQENERCLYNPTSSRYECSCSAGYSMVDGRCVVSDCSTKPSQCHVNARCVSAGDGGYKCVCSEGYNGDGVRQCVEDHIGCNVLNNCGRNAFCGYNQTSANFACICQTGYYGDGFTCLPQSSCRREPTLCSPDATCVAAGDNQFACVCNDGYTGDGANCKPRPKHESNFLLVNQGMATMRIPFTATYDNPGSPIHIAYTQMAIAIDIDCLNGKAYSSDITGNRITELTYNGSMAETFLPKVSSPEGLAVDWVSRNIFWTDSGSTTVEVANLETKKRKVLVSDGLVNPRGIAVHPYRGKIFWSDWNRASPKLEWANEDGTGRAIFLQGDYVKLPNSLSIDWATDELCWADAGTFTISCMEIDSREINVVANALTYPFGLAISHQNYYWTDWKTHKIEVAMKSTGDRKPAISIPPGGSGKLYGIVVVPESCPRVTNVCQFENGRCNKEQLCLPDGQGGRTCACADDASGPCTDSH from the exons GTAAACGGGAATGGCGTTCTATCTTTCGCCAGGGCGATGCAGAGGTTCTTCAATATCGCGTTCCCGCTGGACGATCCCGTTATCGCGCCGCTCTACACCCACGTAGACACCAGAGGCTCCGGAAGGGTCTATTACGGTGAAACAGATTCACCGGAAGTGCTCGCGAGAGCCGGAGGAATGGTGCGCAACGCTTTCAAGGACGCAGCTGACTTTGTACCCACGCACACGTTCCTCGCCACCTGGCTGGACGTTGGCTACTACAACGAGAAAAGCGACAAA GTGAATACCTACCAAGTAGCTATCTCGTCGAATGGCACGCATTCCTATGTCGAGCTGTTGTACCCGGATAACGGTATTCAATGGATCCAAGGTGAATCGCACCCCAGCGGTCTACCGGACGCGAAGGCGCAGGCAGGATTTATGAGCGAAGGAAGAATGTACACCTTGAAGGGTTCCGGGACAGATCAGATACAGAACGTCGACAA GTGGTCGAACGTAAACAGACCAGGTCAGTGGGTATTCCAGGTTGGTCCGAATTATGATCAAGATATAAAAGTACCGGACAACATCGAGG ACAACAGCGGTAAAAACCTTGTGGCTAGCTGTAGGACGGGAGCAACGACTTGCCACAGCAAAGCGACGTGCGTGGACTACGAAGTCGGCTTCTGCTGTCACTGCAAGGAAGGATTCTTCGGCAACGGCAAATCCTGTCAGCCGAACG ATGTGCCGCTTCGAGTAATTGGCCGAATCTCTGGAACGATCAACAACGTTGAATTCCCGTCGAGAGACTTGCAGTGTTATGTACAAACGAAGGACGGAAGAACATACACCGCTTTGTCGCGGGTACCAAATGAAATCGGCGCTACCTTCCAACTGCTCGGCAATCTTGGCGGGGTAATCGGTTGGCTGTTCGCGAAACCTATCGGCGAAACGAAGAATGGGTATGAACTGACAG GTGGAGTTTTTAACCATACGGCAGTATTAACGTTCCTCCCATCGGGGGAGACAGTGACGATCCGCAGCAATTATCAAGGTCTGGACGTCTTCGGCCAGCTGAAGATGGAGGCGGAGGTGACAGGTACGTTGCCGCAACTGACGAGGGACACCCGGGTCGACTACGGTGACTACGATGAACTTTATACCAGAACGCAACCCGGCGTAATCCGCGCTCAGAGCGAGCGAACTTGTAAGCTGAACGATGGCAACGGGGAACGTGAATTAGAATTCACGCTAGACCAGACGATCGTCTATCAAGAGTGCTCGTATTTGACCGTCGACCCCGAGGACGACACGACGCGGCTCAAGTACTTCAGGGGCACGACGACTTACGAAGCTACCGAAGGCATTATACGTTTCGCGGTGAACACTAAAGTCACGCCGCTCGAGGAGGAAGACCCTTGCATTCAAGGAAGGGAAACGTGTACCGATCATAGCAGCTGCATAGTCGACGGGGACACGTTTAAGTGTGTCTGCAATCCTGG ATACCAATACCTGTACGAAGAAGACGGCAGCGCGATCTGCGTGGACGTGAACGAATGCACAGCCGGTAATCACATGTGTTCCCCGGATGCTCAGTGTATCAATCAAGAGGGTAGCCACACCTGTCAATGTCGACCTGGATTTTCGGGAGATGGTCGAGTTTGCGACA GACTTCCATCCTGCGAGGACATTCGTTGCGAAAATTTTGAGCAGTGTGTTATGGTCGAGGGCGCGCCGAATTGCATTTGCATGCCAGGTTTCGAGCAAACAGAGGAGGGTTGTTATCCTTCCCAGCGTG GTTCCTGCGAAGTCGAGAACAATTGCTCGGTCAATGGTGTCTGTGTATTTAATGAAGGTTTGCAGAAGCACACGTGTATCTGTTTGCCTGAGCATTTTG GTGATGGTTACACGTGCTATGCGGAAACGGATGTGACCACAACGGACGAACCACCAAAACCACGGTGCTTGGAAGATGTGTGCTTGTGCCCGGATGGCTGGGACTACCAGAATGACGAATGCGTGCGGCAGGAAGAGGCACATACGACCGTCACCTATGACCGAGACT CATCGTGCAACGTGGTGAACAGGTGTCATCCCTACGCGCAGTGTGTATATGTGACGAGTACCGGCGACTACGAGTGCCGCTGCAATACAGGCTACGAGGGCGATGGCACAGAGTGCACGAAAAGAG aCGAATGCAGCGGAAATACTGACTGCCAGGAGAACGAAAGATGCTTGTACAATCCGACCAGCTCCCGTTACGAGTGCAGCTGCTCCGCTGGATATAGCATGGTGGACGGTCGGTGCGTGGTGTCCGACTGTTCCACGAAGCCTTCTCAGTGCCACGTGAATGCTCGGTGCGTGTCGGCTGGGGATGGTGGCTACAAATGCGTCTGCAGCGAGGGCTACAACGGGGATGGAGTGCGACAGTGCGTCGAGGATCATATCGGCTGCAACGTACTGAATAATTGCGGCAGGAACGCGTTCTGCGGATACAACCAAACCTCCGCAAACTTCGCGTGCATCTGCCAAACG GGATACTATGGCGACGGTTTTACGTGTCTTCCGCAATCGTCTTGTAGACGGGAGCCAACCCTTTGCTCGCCGGACGCGACATGCGTGGCAGCCGGGGACAATCAATTCGCTTGTGTGTGCAACGATGGTTACACAGGGGACGGAGCGAACTGCAAACCACGGCCGAAACACGAATCGAACTTCCTCCTGGTCAACCAAGGAATGGCCACGATGAGGATACCGTTCACGGCGACCTACGATAACCCGGGCAGCCCGATCCATATAGCGTACACGCAAATGGCTATCGCGATCGACATCGACTGCCTAAACGGAAAAGCATACTCCAGCGACATCACTG GTAATCGAATAACCGAGTTAACTTACAACGGTTCGATGGCGGAGACGTTCCTACCGAAAGTAAGTAGTCCCGAGGGCCTGGCGGTCGATTGGGtttcgagaaatattttctGGACCGACTCTGGCTCGACGACGGTGGAGGTGGCCAATCTCGAGACGAAGAAACGCAAGGTCCTCGTATCCGACGGACTGGTCAATCCTAGGGGGATAGCCGTTCACCCATACCGCGG GAAGATATTCTGGTCCGATTGGAACCGTGCCTCGCCGAAATTGGAGTGGGCCAACGAAGACGGCACCGGCCGCGCAATCTTCCTTCAAGGGGATTACGTCAAGCTACCGAATTCATTAAGTATCGATTGGGCGACGGATGAGCTGTGCTGGGCGGACGCCGGGACGTTTACGATAA GCTGCATGGAGATCGATAGCAGGGAGATTAACGTGGTAGCCAATGCGCTCACTTACCCGTTCGGTTTGGCGATCTCGCATCAGAACTATTACTGGACCGACTGGAAGAC CCACAAAATCGAAGTCGCAATGAAGAGCACCGGGGACAGGAAGCCGGCCATATCGATACCACCGGGAGGAAGCGGTAAATTATACGGAATAGTCGTCGTCCCTGAGTCCTGCCCGAGAG TGACGAACGTTTGCCAATTCGAAAACGGAAGGTGTAACAAGGAGCAACTGTGTCTGCCGGACGGCCAAGGTGGCAGAACATGTGCGTGTGCGGATGACGCGTCTGGACCTTGCACCGACTCTCATTAA
- the Ndg gene encoding nidogen isoform X5, protein MTRRARFNVLRLVAVVALLAPFAAAITKNDLYPYATPGSSILETDVNGVLTSAEIILKTPIAFYDKIYNMIFVNGNGVLSFARAMQRFFNIAFPLDDPVIAPLYTHVDTRGSGRVYYGETDSPEVLARAGGMVRNAFKDAADFVPTHTFLATWLDVGYYNEKSDKVNTYQVAISSNGTHSYVELLYPDNGIQWIQGESHPSGLPDAKAQAGFMSEGRMYTLKGSGTDQIQNVDKWSNVNRPGQWVFQVGPNYDQDIKVPDNIEDNSGKNLVASCRTGATTCHSKATCVDYEVGFCCHCKEGFFGNGKSCQPNDVPLRVIGRISGTINNVEFPSRDLQCYVQTKDGRTYTALSRVPNEIGATFQLLGNLGGVIGWLFAKPIGETKNGYELTGGVFNHTAVLTFLPSGETVTIRSNYQGLDVFGQLKMEAEVTGTLPQLTRDTRVDYGDYDELYTRTQPGVIRAQSERTCKLNDGNGERELEFTLDQTIVYQECSYLTVDPEDDTTRLKYFRGTTTYEATEGIIRFAVNTKVTPLEEEDPCIQGRETCTDHSSCIVDGDTFKCVCNPGYQYLYEEDGSAICVDVNECTAGNHMCSPDAQCINQEGSHTCQCRPGFSGDGRVCDRLPSCEDIRCENFEQCVMVEGAPNCICMPGFEQTEEGCYPSQRGSCEVENNCSVNGVCVFNEGLQKHTCICLPEHFGDGYTCYAETDVTTTDEPPKPRCLEDVCLCPDGWDYQNDECVRQEEAHTTVTYDRDYECSGNTDCQENERCLYNPTSSRYECSCSAGYSMVDGRCVVSDCSTKPSQCHVNARCVSAGDGGYKCVCSEGYNGDGVRQCVEDHIGCNVLNNCGRNAFCGYNQTSANFACICQTGYYGDGFTCLPQSSCRREPTLCSPDATCVAAGDNQFACVCNDGYTGDGANCKPRPKHESNFLLVNQGMATMRIPFTATYDNPGSPIHIAYTQMAIAIDIDCLNGKAYSSDITGNRITELTYNGSMAETFLPKVSSPEGLAVDWVSRNIFWTDSGSTTVEVANLETKKRKVLVSDGLVNPRGIAVHPYRGKIFWSDWNRASPKLEWANEDGTGRAIFLQGDYVKLPNSLSIDWATDELCWADAGTFTISCMEIDSREINVVANALTYPFGLAISHQNYYWTDWKTHKIEVAMKSTGDRKPAISIPPGGSGKLYGIVVVPESCPRVTNVCQFENGRCNKEQLCLPDGQGGRTCACADDASGPCTDSH, encoded by the exons GTAAACGGGAATGGCGTTCTATCTTTCGCCAGGGCGATGCAGAGGTTCTTCAATATCGCGTTCCCGCTGGACGATCCCGTTATCGCGCCGCTCTACACCCACGTAGACACCAGAGGCTCCGGAAGGGTCTATTACGGTGAAACAGATTCACCGGAAGTGCTCGCGAGAGCCGGAGGAATGGTGCGCAACGCTTTCAAGGACGCAGCTGACTTTGTACCCACGCACACGTTCCTCGCCACCTGGCTGGACGTTGGCTACTACAACGAGAAAAGCGACAAA GTGAATACCTACCAAGTAGCTATCTCGTCGAATGGCACGCATTCCTATGTCGAGCTGTTGTACCCGGATAACGGTATTCAATGGATCCAAGGTGAATCGCACCCCAGCGGTCTACCGGACGCGAAGGCGCAGGCAGGATTTATGAGCGAAGGAAGAATGTACACCTTGAAGGGTTCCGGGACAGATCAGATACAGAACGTCGACAA GTGGTCGAACGTAAACAGACCAGGTCAGTGGGTATTCCAGGTTGGTCCGAATTATGATCAAGATATAAAAGTACCGGACAACATCGAGG ACAACAGCGGTAAAAACCTTGTGGCTAGCTGTAGGACGGGAGCAACGACTTGCCACAGCAAAGCGACGTGCGTGGACTACGAAGTCGGCTTCTGCTGTCACTGCAAGGAAGGATTCTTCGGCAACGGCAAATCCTGTCAGCCGAACG ATGTGCCGCTTCGAGTAATTGGCCGAATCTCTGGAACGATCAACAACGTTGAATTCCCGTCGAGAGACTTGCAGTGTTATGTACAAACGAAGGACGGAAGAACATACACCGCTTTGTCGCGGGTACCAAATGAAATCGGCGCTACCTTCCAACTGCTCGGCAATCTTGGCGGGGTAATCGGTTGGCTGTTCGCGAAACCTATCGGCGAAACGAAGAATGGGTATGAACTGACAG GTGGAGTTTTTAACCATACGGCAGTATTAACGTTCCTCCCATCGGGGGAGACAGTGACGATCCGCAGCAATTATCAAGGTCTGGACGTCTTCGGCCAGCTGAAGATGGAGGCGGAGGTGACAGGTACGTTGCCGCAACTGACGAGGGACACCCGGGTCGACTACGGTGACTACGATGAACTTTATACCAGAACGCAACCCGGCGTAATCCGCGCTCAGAGCGAGCGAACTTGTAAGCTGAACGATGGCAACGGGGAACGTGAATTAGAATTCACGCTAGACCAGACGATCGTCTATCAAGAGTGCTCGTATTTGACCGTCGACCCCGAGGACGACACGACGCGGCTCAAGTACTTCAGGGGCACGACGACTTACGAAGCTACCGAAGGCATTATACGTTTCGCGGTGAACACTAAAGTCACGCCGCTCGAGGAGGAAGACCCTTGCATTCAAGGAAGGGAAACGTGTACCGATCATAGCAGCTGCATAGTCGACGGGGACACGTTTAAGTGTGTCTGCAATCCTGG ATACCAATACCTGTACGAAGAAGACGGCAGCGCGATCTGCGTGGACGTGAACGAATGCACAGCCGGTAATCACATGTGTTCCCCGGATGCTCAGTGTATCAATCAAGAGGGTAGCCACACCTGTCAATGTCGACCTGGATTTTCGGGAGATGGTCGAGTTTGCGACA GACTTCCATCCTGCGAGGACATTCGTTGCGAAAATTTTGAGCAGTGTGTTATGGTCGAGGGCGCGCCGAATTGCATTTGCATGCCAGGTTTCGAGCAAACAGAGGAGGGTTGTTATCCTTCCCAGCGTG GTTCCTGCGAAGTCGAGAACAATTGCTCGGTCAATGGTGTCTGTGTATTTAATGAAGGTTTGCAGAAGCACACGTGTATCTGTTTGCCTGAGCATTTTG GTGATGGTTACACGTGCTATGCGGAAACGGATGTGACCACAACGGACGAACCACCAAAACCACGGTGCTTGGAAGATGTGTGCTTGTGCCCGGATGGCTGGGACTACCAGAATGACGAATGCGTGCGGCAGGAAGAGGCACATACGACCGTCACCTATGACCGAGACT aCGAATGCAGCGGAAATACTGACTGCCAGGAGAACGAAAGATGCTTGTACAATCCGACCAGCTCCCGTTACGAGTGCAGCTGCTCCGCTGGATATAGCATGGTGGACGGTCGGTGCGTGGTGTCCGACTGTTCCACGAAGCCTTCTCAGTGCCACGTGAATGCTCGGTGCGTGTCGGCTGGGGATGGTGGCTACAAATGCGTCTGCAGCGAGGGCTACAACGGGGATGGAGTGCGACAGTGCGTCGAGGATCATATCGGCTGCAACGTACTGAATAATTGCGGCAGGAACGCGTTCTGCGGATACAACCAAACCTCCGCAAACTTCGCGTGCATCTGCCAAACG GGATACTATGGCGACGGTTTTACGTGTCTTCCGCAATCGTCTTGTAGACGGGAGCCAACCCTTTGCTCGCCGGACGCGACATGCGTGGCAGCCGGGGACAATCAATTCGCTTGTGTGTGCAACGATGGTTACACAGGGGACGGAGCGAACTGCAAACCACGGCCGAAACACGAATCGAACTTCCTCCTGGTCAACCAAGGAATGGCCACGATGAGGATACCGTTCACGGCGACCTACGATAACCCGGGCAGCCCGATCCATATAGCGTACACGCAAATGGCTATCGCGATCGACATCGACTGCCTAAACGGAAAAGCATACTCCAGCGACATCACTG GTAATCGAATAACCGAGTTAACTTACAACGGTTCGATGGCGGAGACGTTCCTACCGAAAGTAAGTAGTCCCGAGGGCCTGGCGGTCGATTGGGtttcgagaaatattttctGGACCGACTCTGGCTCGACGACGGTGGAGGTGGCCAATCTCGAGACGAAGAAACGCAAGGTCCTCGTATCCGACGGACTGGTCAATCCTAGGGGGATAGCCGTTCACCCATACCGCGG GAAGATATTCTGGTCCGATTGGAACCGTGCCTCGCCGAAATTGGAGTGGGCCAACGAAGACGGCACCGGCCGCGCAATCTTCCTTCAAGGGGATTACGTCAAGCTACCGAATTCATTAAGTATCGATTGGGCGACGGATGAGCTGTGCTGGGCGGACGCCGGGACGTTTACGATAA GCTGCATGGAGATCGATAGCAGGGAGATTAACGTGGTAGCCAATGCGCTCACTTACCCGTTCGGTTTGGCGATCTCGCATCAGAACTATTACTGGACCGACTGGAAGAC CCACAAAATCGAAGTCGCAATGAAGAGCACCGGGGACAGGAAGCCGGCCATATCGATACCACCGGGAGGAAGCGGTAAATTATACGGAATAGTCGTCGTCCCTGAGTCCTGCCCGAGAG TGACGAACGTTTGCCAATTCGAAAACGGAAGGTGTAACAAGGAGCAACTGTGTCTGCCGGACGGCCAAGGTGGCAGAACATGTGCGTGTGCGGATGACGCGTCTGGACCTTGCACCGACTCTCATTAA
- the Ndg gene encoding nidogen isoform X3: MTRRARFNVLRLVAVVALLAPFAAAITKNDLYPYATPGSSILETDVNGVLTSAEIILKTPIAFYDKIYNMIFVNGNGVLSFARAMQRFFNIAFPLDDPVIAPLYTHVDTRGSGRVYYGETDSPEVLARAGGMVRNAFKDAADFVPTHTFLATWLDVGYYNEKSDKVNTYQVAISSNGTHSYVELLYPDNGIQWIQGESHPSGLPDAKAQAGFMSEGRMYTLKGSGTDQIQNVDKWSNVNRPGQWVFQVGPNYDQDIKVPDNIEDNSGKNLVASCRTGATTCHSKATCVDYEVGFCCHCKEGFFGNGKSCQPNDVPLRVIGRISGTINNVEFPSRDLQCYVQTKDGRTYTALSRVPNEIGATFQLLGNLGGVIGWLFAKPIGETKNGYELTGGVFNHTAVLTFLPSGETVTIRSNYQGLDVFGQLKMEAEVTGTLPQLTRDTRVDYGDYDELYTRTQPGVIRAQSERTCKLNDGNGERELEFTLDQTIVYQECSYLTVDPEDDTTRLKYFRGTTTYEATEGIIRFAVNTKVTPLEEEDPCIQGRETCTDHSSCIVDGDTFKCVCNPGYQYLYEEDGSAICVDVNECTAGNHMCSPDAQCINQEGSHTCQCRPGFSGDGRVCDRLPSCEDIRCENFEQCVMVEGAPNCICMPGFEQTEEGCYPSQRGSCEVENNCSVNGVCVFNEGLQKHTCICLPEHFGDGYTCYAETDVTTTDEPPKPRCLEDVCLCPDGWDYQNDECVRQEEAHTTVTYDRDSSCNVVNRCHPYAQCVYVTSTGDYECRCNTGYEGDGTECTKREVSCLDVDICDPNASCQHEEPLAKCVCNPGYEGDGTTCSPIDECSGNTDCQENERCLYNPTSSRYECSCSAGYSMVDGRCVVSDCSTKPSQCHVNARCVSAGDGGYKCVCSEGYNGDGVRQCVEDHIGCNVLNNCGRNAFCGYNQTSANFACICQTGYYGDGFTCLPQSSCRREPTLCSPDATCVAAGDNQFACVCNDGYTGDGANCKPRPKHESNFLLVNQGMATMRIPFTATYDNPGSPIHIAYTQMAIAIDIDCLNGKAYSSDITGNRITELTYNGSMAETFLPKVSSPEGLAVDWVSRNIFWTDSGSTTVEVANLETKKRKVLVSDGLVNPRGIAVHPYRGKIFWSDWNRASPKLEWANEDGTGRAIFLQGDYVKLPNSLSIDWATDELCWADAGTFTISCMEIDSREINVVANALTYPFGLAISHQNYYWTDWKTHKIEVAMKSTGDRKPAISIPPGGSGKLYGIVVVPESCPRVTNVCQFENGRCNKEQLCLPDGQGGRTCACADDASGPCTDSH; the protein is encoded by the exons GTAAACGGGAATGGCGTTCTATCTTTCGCCAGGGCGATGCAGAGGTTCTTCAATATCGCGTTCCCGCTGGACGATCCCGTTATCGCGCCGCTCTACACCCACGTAGACACCAGAGGCTCCGGAAGGGTCTATTACGGTGAAACAGATTCACCGGAAGTGCTCGCGAGAGCCGGAGGAATGGTGCGCAACGCTTTCAAGGACGCAGCTGACTTTGTACCCACGCACACGTTCCTCGCCACCTGGCTGGACGTTGGCTACTACAACGAGAAAAGCGACAAA GTGAATACCTACCAAGTAGCTATCTCGTCGAATGGCACGCATTCCTATGTCGAGCTGTTGTACCCGGATAACGGTATTCAATGGATCCAAGGTGAATCGCACCCCAGCGGTCTACCGGACGCGAAGGCGCAGGCAGGATTTATGAGCGAAGGAAGAATGTACACCTTGAAGGGTTCCGGGACAGATCAGATACAGAACGTCGACAA GTGGTCGAACGTAAACAGACCAGGTCAGTGGGTATTCCAGGTTGGTCCGAATTATGATCAAGATATAAAAGTACCGGACAACATCGAGG ACAACAGCGGTAAAAACCTTGTGGCTAGCTGTAGGACGGGAGCAACGACTTGCCACAGCAAAGCGACGTGCGTGGACTACGAAGTCGGCTTCTGCTGTCACTGCAAGGAAGGATTCTTCGGCAACGGCAAATCCTGTCAGCCGAACG ATGTGCCGCTTCGAGTAATTGGCCGAATCTCTGGAACGATCAACAACGTTGAATTCCCGTCGAGAGACTTGCAGTGTTATGTACAAACGAAGGACGGAAGAACATACACCGCTTTGTCGCGGGTACCAAATGAAATCGGCGCTACCTTCCAACTGCTCGGCAATCTTGGCGGGGTAATCGGTTGGCTGTTCGCGAAACCTATCGGCGAAACGAAGAATGGGTATGAACTGACAG GTGGAGTTTTTAACCATACGGCAGTATTAACGTTCCTCCCATCGGGGGAGACAGTGACGATCCGCAGCAATTATCAAGGTCTGGACGTCTTCGGCCAGCTGAAGATGGAGGCGGAGGTGACAGGTACGTTGCCGCAACTGACGAGGGACACCCGGGTCGACTACGGTGACTACGATGAACTTTATACCAGAACGCAACCCGGCGTAATCCGCGCTCAGAGCGAGCGAACTTGTAAGCTGAACGATGGCAACGGGGAACGTGAATTAGAATTCACGCTAGACCAGACGATCGTCTATCAAGAGTGCTCGTATTTGACCGTCGACCCCGAGGACGACACGACGCGGCTCAAGTACTTCAGGGGCACGACGACTTACGAAGCTACCGAAGGCATTATACGTTTCGCGGTGAACACTAAAGTCACGCCGCTCGAGGAGGAAGACCCTTGCATTCAAGGAAGGGAAACGTGTACCGATCATAGCAGCTGCATAGTCGACGGGGACACGTTTAAGTGTGTCTGCAATCCTGG ATACCAATACCTGTACGAAGAAGACGGCAGCGCGATCTGCGTGGACGTGAACGAATGCACAGCCGGTAATCACATGTGTTCCCCGGATGCTCAGTGTATCAATCAAGAGGGTAGCCACACCTGTCAATGTCGACCTGGATTTTCGGGAGATGGTCGAGTTTGCGACA GACTTCCATCCTGCGAGGACATTCGTTGCGAAAATTTTGAGCAGTGTGTTATGGTCGAGGGCGCGCCGAATTGCATTTGCATGCCAGGTTTCGAGCAAACAGAGGAGGGTTGTTATCCTTCCCAGCGTG GTTCCTGCGAAGTCGAGAACAATTGCTCGGTCAATGGTGTCTGTGTATTTAATGAAGGTTTGCAGAAGCACACGTGTATCTGTTTGCCTGAGCATTTTG GTGATGGTTACACGTGCTATGCGGAAACGGATGTGACCACAACGGACGAACCACCAAAACCACGGTGCTTGGAAGATGTGTGCTTGTGCCCGGATGGCTGGGACTACCAGAATGACGAATGCGTGCGGCAGGAAGAGGCACATACGACCGTCACCTATGACCGAGACT CATCGTGCAACGTGGTGAACAGGTGTCATCCCTACGCGCAGTGTGTATATGTGACGAGTACCGGCGACTACGAGTGCCGCTGCAATACAGGCTACGAGGGCGATGGCACAGAGTGCACGAAAAGAG AAGTGTCCTGTTTGGATGTGGACATCTGCGACCCGAACGCGTCCTGCCAGCATGAGGAGCCGCTGGCCAAATGCGTGTGCAATCCTGGATACGAAGGAGATGGAACCACTTGCAGTCCCATTG aCGAATGCAGCGGAAATACTGACTGCCAGGAGAACGAAAGATGCTTGTACAATCCGACCAGCTCCCGTTACGAGTGCAGCTGCTCCGCTGGATATAGCATGGTGGACGGTCGGTGCGTGGTGTCCGACTGTTCCACGAAGCCTTCTCAGTGCCACGTGAATGCTCGGTGCGTGTCGGCTGGGGATGGTGGCTACAAATGCGTCTGCAGCGAGGGCTACAACGGGGATGGAGTGCGACAGTGCGTCGAGGATCATATCGGCTGCAACGTACTGAATAATTGCGGCAGGAACGCGTTCTGCGGATACAACCAAACCTCCGCAAACTTCGCGTGCATCTGCCAAACG GGATACTATGGCGACGGTTTTACGTGTCTTCCGCAATCGTCTTGTAGACGGGAGCCAACCCTTTGCTCGCCGGACGCGACATGCGTGGCAGCCGGGGACAATCAATTCGCTTGTGTGTGCAACGATGGTTACACAGGGGACGGAGCGAACTGCAAACCACGGCCGAAACACGAATCGAACTTCCTCCTGGTCAACCAAGGAATGGCCACGATGAGGATACCGTTCACGGCGACCTACGATAACCCGGGCAGCCCGATCCATATAGCGTACACGCAAATGGCTATCGCGATCGACATCGACTGCCTAAACGGAAAAGCATACTCCAGCGACATCACTG GTAATCGAATAACCGAGTTAACTTACAACGGTTCGATGGCGGAGACGTTCCTACCGAAAGTAAGTAGTCCCGAGGGCCTGGCGGTCGATTGGGtttcgagaaatattttctGGACCGACTCTGGCTCGACGACGGTGGAGGTGGCCAATCTCGAGACGAAGAAACGCAAGGTCCTCGTATCCGACGGACTGGTCAATCCTAGGGGGATAGCCGTTCACCCATACCGCGG GAAGATATTCTGGTCCGATTGGAACCGTGCCTCGCCGAAATTGGAGTGGGCCAACGAAGACGGCACCGGCCGCGCAATCTTCCTTCAAGGGGATTACGTCAAGCTACCGAATTCATTAAGTATCGATTGGGCGACGGATGAGCTGTGCTGGGCGGACGCCGGGACGTTTACGATAA GCTGCATGGAGATCGATAGCAGGGAGATTAACGTGGTAGCCAATGCGCTCACTTACCCGTTCGGTTTGGCGATCTCGCATCAGAACTATTACTGGACCGACTGGAAGAC CCACAAAATCGAAGTCGCAATGAAGAGCACCGGGGACAGGAAGCCGGCCATATCGATACCACCGGGAGGAAGCGGTAAATTATACGGAATAGTCGTCGTCCCTGAGTCCTGCCCGAGAG TGACGAACGTTTGCCAATTCGAAAACGGAAGGTGTAACAAGGAGCAACTGTGTCTGCCGGACGGCCAAGGTGGCAGAACATGTGCGTGTGCGGATGACGCGTCTGGACCTTGCACCGACTCTCATTAA